One Brachyspira suanatina DNA segment encodes these proteins:
- a CDS encoding cytochrome c biogenesis protein, translating to MNIRKVKIEIYIPEKYTQKLREALNNIGALGVGNYDNVMSVTKITGYWRPLENANPFDGKVNEISKAPEDKVEFSTDVKNIENIIKVMKEVHPYEEPVINIIPLLNDRFDVNLNY from the coding sequence ATGAATATAAGAAAAGTAAAAATAGAAATATATATACCTGAAAAATATACTCAAAAACTTAGAGAGGCTTTAAACAATATAGGAGCTTTAGGCGTTGGAAATTATGATAATGTAATGTCTGTAACAAAAATAACAGGTTATTGGCGTCCTTTAGAAAATGCTAATCCTTTTGACGGAAAAGTTAATGAAATATCAAAAGCCCCTGAAGATAAAGTAGAATTTTCAACAGATGTTAAAAATATAGAAAATATTATCAAAGTGATGAAAGAAGTTCACCCTTATGAAGAGCCTGTTATAAATATCATTCCGCTTTTAAATGATAGGTTCGATGTGAATTTAAATTATTAA
- the fliE gene encoding flagellar hook-basal body complex protein FliE, which translates to MNINNVMNAYSMNNTRTGNVGDNYGFVLKTTDPRHYGPAQQLRRSSSNDLISNFGTMLSDAIDAVNQKQVDRDNIIVQAGIRPDQVDVSDVMNAIAEAELSLSFTKAVIDRAVRAYQEVTTYR; encoded by the coding sequence ATGAATATTAATAATGTAATGAATGCTTATAGTATGAATAATACAAGAACAGGTAATGTAGGAGATAATTACGGATTTGTACTTAAAACTACTGACCCTAGACATTATGGACCTGCTCAGCAGTTAAGAAGAAGTTCAAGCAATGATTTAATAAGCAATTTCGGTACAATGTTAAGCGATGCCATTGATGCTGTAAATCAGAAACAGGTTGACAGAGATAATATAATAGTTCAAGCTGGTATTAGACCTGATCAGGTTGATGTATCAGATGTAATGAACGCCATTGCTGAAGCTGAATTATCTCTTAGCTTTACAAAAGCTGTAATTGATAGAGCTGTAAGAGCTTATCAAGAAGTAACTACTTATAGATAA
- a CDS encoding HAD family hydrolase — protein MMRVAYFDLDKTILNKDSIFPFMMFYLKKNPSSIMHYIALIPYFLLFCLKIIDNQKIKYQIAHIFKNIDIEFGDKIGKEFADEVVPSLYYKDALEEIKKLKNQGYTLILVTASFEIYAKYIAENLGFDRCMGTELWTFRGKYTGYMYGKNCYGAAKRYRLFTEHFFPHHSDKNIAYSDSISDLPLFNFADTKVCVNPDNKLKEHALKNKDKGFTIVNWR, from the coding sequence ATGATGAGAGTTGCATATTTCGATTTGGATAAAACTATATTAAATAAAGATTCCATATTTCCATTTATGATGTTCTATTTAAAAAAAAATCCTTCAAGTATAATGCATTATATAGCTTTGATACCTTATTTTTTATTATTTTGTTTAAAAATAATAGATAATCAAAAAATAAAATACCAAATAGCACATATATTCAAAAATATAGATATAGAATTTGGAGATAAAATAGGTAAAGAATTTGCTGATGAGGTTGTACCTTCTTTATATTATAAGGATGCTTTAGAAGAGATAAAGAAGCTAAAAAATCAGGGATATACATTGATTTTAGTTACTGCTAGTTTTGAGATTTATGCTAAATATATAGCTGAAAATTTAGGTTTTGATAGATGTATGGGTACTGAGTTATGGACTTTTAGGGGAAAATATACAGGATATATGTACGGTAAAAATTGTTATGGTGCTGCTAAAAGATACAGATTATTTACTGAGCATTTTTTTCCTCATCATAGCGATAAAAATATAGCATACAGCGATTCTATAAGTGATTTACCTCTTTTTAATTTTGCCGACACTAAAGTATGCGTTAATCCTGATAATAAATTAAAAGAGCATGCTTTAAAAAATAAAGATAAAGGTTTTACTATAGTTAATTGGAGATAA
- the flgC gene encoding flagellar basal body rod protein FlgC, which translates to MGIFSIINTSGSGLTAQRTRLDVIADNIANVNTTRTTEGGAFRRSRVIFKPRDDGNKYRSPFLPDALQPNVGTGVRVFSIEKDMETATRFVYDPSHPDAIKYGEKAGYVEMPNVNPVTEMVDMMEASRAYEANSTMIQSAKTMFGSALNIIRY; encoded by the coding sequence ATGGGAATATTTTCAATTATAAATACATCAGGAAGCGGTTTAACTGCTCAAAGAACTAGATTAGATGTTATAGCTGATAATATAGCAAATGTTAATACAACAAGAACTACAGAGGGCGGAGCTTTCAGAAGAAGCAGAGTAATATTCAAGCCTAGAGATGACGGCAATAAATACAGAAGCCCATTTTTACCAGATGCTTTACAACCTAATGTTGGTACAGGAGTAAGAGTATTCAGCATAGAAAAGGATATGGAAACTGCAACTAGATTTGTATATGATCCTTCTCATCCTGATGCTATCAAATATGGTGAAAAAGCTGGTTATGTAGAAATGCCTAACGTTAACCCTGTTACAGAAATGGTTGATATGATGGAGGCTTCAAGAGCTTATGAAGCAAACTCTACTATGATTCAGTCAGCTAAAACTATGTTTGGAAGTGCTTTGAATATAATAAGATATTAA
- a CDS encoding putative sugar O-methyltransferase — translation MNKDFINKLVWFIPNKKLRDKIKNKIRYYSETSSGTSISDTLDYTSFCELASNDDDVFNTFRQNPIYTTVLEHTSYEHAQIYLDIINKTNYFNKENFKDFTRNDLYGGALKKEYQDIGLITPSTLRYIKVLSDLILHFGDLSDFNICEVGIGYGGQARIIMSYFKNIKSYTFIDLDPVLSLSKKYLSNFTDIKTQLNFVSADKLEPKEYDLFISNYAFSELKKEIQDLYIDNTIKYSKNGYITYNNTSNHSLNPYKLKEYSNFIPTNISLYDEVPLTHPENKIIVWK, via the coding sequence ATGAATAAAGATTTTATAAATAAATTAGTTTGGTTTATACCAAATAAGAAATTAAGAGATAAAATAAAAAATAAGATAAGATATTATTCAGAAACATCATCTGGTACTAGTATATCTGATACATTAGATTATACTTCTTTCTGTGAATTGGCTTCAAATGATGATGATGTATTTAATACTTTTAGACAGAATCCTATATATACTACTGTATTGGAACATACTAGCTATGAACATGCTCAAATTTATTTAGATATTATTAATAAAACAAACTATTTTAATAAAGAAAATTTTAAAGATTTTACAAGAAATGATTTATATGGCGGTGCTTTAAAAAAAGAATATCAAGATATAGGTTTAATAACTCCATCCACTTTAAGATATATAAAAGTTCTATCTGATTTAATTTTGCATTTTGGAGATTTATCTGATTTTAATATATGTGAGGTAGGTATTGGTTATGGCGGACAAGCTAGAATAATAATGTCATATTTTAAAAATATTAAAAGTTATACGTTTATTGATTTAGATCCTGTATTATCTTTATCTAAAAAATATTTAAGTAATTTTACTGATATTAAAACTCAATTAAATTTTGTGTCAGCAGATAAATTAGAACCTAAAGAATATGATTTATTTATATCAAATTATGCTTTTAGTGAATTAAAAAAAGAAATTCAAGATTTATATATTGATAATACAATAAAATATTCTAAAAATGGATATATAACATATAATAATACTTCTAATCATTCGTTAAATCCATATAAATTAAAGGAGTATAGTAATTTTATTCCTACAAATATTAGTTTATATGATGAGGTGCCACTGACTCATCCAGAGAATAAAATAATAGTTTGGAAATAA
- a CDS encoding glycosyltransferase: MENVCQCEECKSGKYNPLDYVVKNEDLKILDEKRPLGISGHLRVKNEAMSLAQSIDSCIDALDELIVTYNTSEDNTEEILKEYQKKYPDKIKLYHYKPDIINYTSTEKELEEFKAKKMFYNTESIHSLANYYNFGCIKIKYRYYLKIDADQIYFKDKLLEVRKALLYDLNNVNKLKEYKKIIKFAKYNIFMEKIAWLIPNMKFRYDFKLKYTYKLYKKIIENLGLFNLIIFYRLANKDNCCYTIAGIQTVMYNNKTYVPKNVNHLKLTTFNSCGNDHSIWIPYSKNKFITSNSPMEIIENNKEGKECPLGFFWLHLAPIKRKINVDKNDLITNILDIKNINLEDFSNSKLKFSEDLSIYWAKIFFNYDKKYLTKEFFDKYFNNILEYIIKHYKQ, encoded by the coding sequence ATGGAGAATGTATGTCAATGCGAAGAATGTAAAAGCGGTAAATATAACCCTTTAGACTATGTTGTAAAAAATGAAGACTTAAAAATATTAGATGAAAAAAGACCTTTAGGAATATCCGGACATTTAAGAGTAAAAAATGAAGCAATGTCGCTTGCTCAATCTATAGATTCCTGTATTGATGCTTTAGATGAACTTATAGTAACATACAATACATCAGAAGATAATACAGAAGAAATTTTAAAAGAATATCAAAAAAAATATCCAGATAAAATAAAGCTTTACCATTATAAACCAGATATTATTAATTATACTTCTACTGAAAAAGAACTAGAAGAATTTAAAGCAAAAAAAATGTTTTATAATACAGAAAGTATACATAGTTTAGCAAATTACTACAATTTTGGTTGTATAAAAATTAAATATAGATATTATCTCAAAATAGATGCTGATCAAATTTATTTTAAAGATAAATTATTAGAAGTAAGAAAAGCTTTGCTCTATGATTTAAATAATGTAAATAAACTAAAAGAATATAAAAAAATTATAAAATTTGCTAAGTATAATATATTTATGGAAAAAATTGCTTGGCTAATACCTAATATGAAATTTAGATATGATTTTAAATTAAAATACACTTATAAATTATATAAAAAAATAATTGAAAATCTTGGATTATTTAATTTAATTATATTTTATAGATTAGCAAATAAAGATAATTGTTGTTATACAATTGCTGGAATACAAACAGTAATGTATAATAATAAAACATATGTACCTAAAAATGTTAATCATTTAAAACTTACAACTTTCAACAGCTGCGGAAATGATCATTCAATATGGATACCATATAGTAAGAATAAGTTTATAACATCAAATTCACCAATGGAAATAATAGAAAATAATAAAGAAGGTAAAGAATGTCCTTTAGGATTTTTTTGGCTTCATTTAGCACCAATAAAAAGAAAAATTAATGTTGATAAAAATGATTTGATTACAAATATATTAGATATAAAAAATATAAATTTAGAAGATTTTTCAAATTCCAAATTAAAATTTTCAGAAGATTTATCAATTTATTGGGCGAAAATATTTTTTAATTATGATAAAAAATACCTAACAAAAGAATTCTTTGACAAATATTTTAATAATATATTGGAATACATTATAAAACATTATAAACAATAA
- a CDS encoding aldo/keto reductase gives MDYILLKSNNKMPNFGIGTWGLGENEAKKDKEIRSILFALNNGVKLIDTAEMYGNGMAEILIYEALKQTDIKRENIFIISKVYPHNAGKDKIFDSLKSSLKRLGLDYLDMYLLHWRGRVPLKETVECMEEAKKEGLIRDWGVSNFDVDDMKELESLKDGDKCVLNQVLYHLDSRGIEFDLAPYMKDRNISVMAYSPLGRAGELGRNIFRNNTVLEIAKKHNASASQIALAFIMKVSGYIPIPKSASRRHLAENIKSQNIILTDEDIEMINKEFPKPNKKVPLDIV, from the coding sequence ATGGATTATATATTATTAAAATCTAATAATAAAATGCCTAATTTTGGTATAGGAACTTGGGGATTAGGCGAGAATGAAGCCAAAAAAGATAAAGAAATAAGATCTATATTATTTGCTTTGAATAATGGTGTAAAATTAATAGATACTGCTGAAATGTATGGAAATGGTATGGCTGAAATATTGATATATGAGGCATTAAAGCAAACCGATATTAAAAGAGAAAATATTTTTATAATTTCTAAAGTATATCCACATAATGCAGGAAAAGATAAAATATTTGATAGTTTAAAATCATCATTGAAGCGTTTGGGATTAGATTATTTAGATATGTATTTACTTCATTGGAGGGGAAGAGTACCTTTAAAGGAAACAGTTGAATGTATGGAAGAAGCCAAAAAGGAAGGGCTTATAAGAGATTGGGGCGTTTCTAATTTTGATGTTGATGATATGAAAGAACTTGAGTCATTGAAAGATGGTGATAAATGCGTACTTAATCAGGTATTATATCACTTAGATTCAAGAGGAATTGAATTTGATTTAGCACCATATATGAAGGATAGAAACATATCTGTTATGGCATATTCGCCTTTAGGAAGGGCAGGAGAACTTGGAAGAAATATTTTTAGAAATAATACAGTTCTTGAAATAGCTAAAAAACATAATGCATCAGCATCACAGATAGCATTAGCTTTCATTATGAAGGTTTCAGGATATATTCCTATACCTAAGAGTGCAAGCAGAAGACATCTTGCTGAAAATATTAAAAGCCAAAATATTATACTTACTGATGAAGATATAGAGATGATAAATAAAGAATTTCCAAAGCCTAATAAAAAAGTTCCTTTGGATATAGTATAA
- a CDS encoding tetratricopeptide repeat protein, giving the protein MTENINNVYDNAAIDEDIKDIIKENNDIIAEKINNLIDINNISYAKKLALELIKKDNKYKYGYLVLIDIYYEENDFKSVIELIDNALNFIKDDKDLLENKIEALISTYEYEEAKNVIEKLISFGNADSSVYGQYGILLSIEGKHNEAIEKYKKAISIDNEDVLSMINMSVAYRALYKYDDALNILDRALTINKNDSNIINRINNIKYLIGNSKFDTGRLTAIQANPDRFNLLVPENFDASIEGSLLKIESSDKRISMIISYSDKKYDEVAIKELFDGFRSRRGELYSIITPISIRQREEYNDLFAEYIFISKINKNDFFNAITVVGKGEESIILTISATVTVSSNLISFAKEVMNSLYFK; this is encoded by the coding sequence ATGACTGAAAATATTAATAATGTCTATGATAATGCAGCAATAGATGAAGATATTAAAGATATCATCAAAGAAAATAATGATATTATTGCAGAAAAAATTAATAATCTTATAGATATAAATAATATTTCTTATGCCAAAAAATTAGCTTTAGAACTGATAAAAAAAGATAATAAATACAAATATGGATACTTAGTTTTAATTGACATATATTATGAAGAAAATGATTTCAAATCTGTAATAGAATTGATTGATAATGCTCTTAATTTTATAAAAGATGATAAAGATTTACTTGAAAACAAGATAGAGGCACTTATAAGCACTTATGAATATGAAGAAGCAAAGAATGTAATAGAAAAGCTGATATCTTTTGGCAATGCTGATTCAAGTGTTTACGGACAGTACGGAATTTTACTTTCTATAGAAGGAAAACATAATGAGGCTATAGAAAAATATAAAAAAGCCATATCAATAGATAATGAAGATGTTTTATCTATGATTAATATGTCTGTAGCTTATAGAGCATTATATAAATATGATGATGCCTTGAATATTTTAGACAGAGCATTAACTATAAATAAAAATGATTCAAATATTATAAACAGAATAAATAATATAAAATATTTAATAGGTAATTCAAAATTTGATACAGGAAGATTAACAGCAATACAGGCTAATCCTGACAGATTTAATTTATTAGTTCCTGAAAATTTCGATGCCTCTATAGAAGGATCTTTATTAAAAATAGAAAGTTCTGATAAGAGAATATCAATGATCATAAGCTATAGCGATAAAAAATATGATGAAGTTGCTATAAAAGAGCTTTTTGACGGATTTAGAAGCAGAAGAGGGGAGCTTTACTCTATAATTACACCTATATCAATAAGACAAAGAGAAGAATATAATGATTTATTTGCAGAGTATATATTCATATCAAAGATAAATAAAAATGATTTCTTTAATGCTATAACTGTAGTAGGTAAAGGCGAAGAATCTATAATACTTACAATATCAGCAACTGTTACAGTGAGCAGTAATTTAATATCATTCGCTAAAGAAGTTATGAATAGTTTGTATTTCAAATAA
- a CDS encoding alpha-1,2-fucosyltransferase — protein MVFLYKRFGDKSNRLLQNIHFEAYCKHNNIEYHNLEFYDMEDFYGIKDKYSFKKLPPILLPSLNTRYGIIEGISNFCKKMHIKNYLIYDYMDINLRQNIELYNSQILDNKNKTIFVSGWDFRVTNLVYQYRDYFAQKYTPINLNSENYNNIKNKFEDYDLKVGVHIRRGDYKYWNNGRFYYEDEVYNDKIDQFYNLFPNKKILFIIFSNEEVTLKPNHDYVVSKCQWHEDHSLLSLCDYIIGAPSTFTIWASYIGNVPLYHIYSKDDIINVSNFNIKINNTPEVLD, from the coding sequence ATGGTTTTTCTTTATAAAAGATTCGGAGATAAAAGTAATAGACTGCTTCAGAATATTCATTTTGAGGCTTACTGTAAACATAATAATATAGAATATCATAATTTAGAATTTTATGATATGGAAGATTTTTATGGTATTAAAGATAAATATAGTTTTAAAAAACTTCCTCCTATACTTTTACCATCACTCAATACTAGATATGGTATTATTGAAGGTATATCTAATTTCTGTAAAAAAATGCATATAAAAAATTATTTAATATATGATTATATGGATATTAATTTAAGGCAAAATATAGAATTATACAATAGTCAAATACTTGATAATAAAAATAAAACTATATTTGTTTCGGGTTGGGATTTTAGAGTTACAAATTTAGTATATCAATATAGGGATTATTTCGCACAAAAATATACTCCTATTAATCTTAATTCAGAAAATTACAATAATATAAAAAATAAGTTTGAGGATTATGATTTAAAAGTTGGTGTTCATATAAGAAGAGGCGATTATAAATATTGGAACAATGGCAGATTTTATTATGAAGATGAAGTTTATAATGATAAGATAGATCAGTTTTATAATTTATTTCCAAATAAAAAAATCTTATTTATAATTTTTTCTAATGAAGAGGTAACTTTAAAACCAAATCATGATTATGTAGTTTCAAAATGCCAATGGCATGAGGATCATAGTTTATTAAGTTTATGCGATTATATAATTGGAGCCCCTTCTACATTTACAATATGGGCTAGTTATATAGGAAATGTGCCTTTATATCATATATATAGTAAAGATGATATAATAAATGTATCAAATTTTAATATTAAAATTAACAATACTCCTGAAGTTTTAGATTAA
- a CDS encoding glycosyltransferase family 92 protein, with product MFRRIFNIDTINRITWFIPFKQLRNDVRDLLITLLDTYRRTNIIKNRINFPENNKPKDYISILATVKNEAQYIKEWIEYHRIIGVERFYIYDNDSNDNLQEILEPYIKDGIVIYNFFGGIGKQLDIYEDGIDRYGKNTFWMAIIDLDEFIVPVENYDLKDFLKYYEKYPAIAVNWIQFDGNDHIEKPKGLVIENYKRAFKLNHPLNQITKSIVQPKYVMEYLTAHHFQYFNGFAVNENFEYSKERDMPNSVKKIRIHHYATKSLEEYKAKINKKDNDGIIKNDMGIYKAEDSYIDNTIDKYIPELKKRLNMN from the coding sequence ATGTTTAGAAGAATATTTAATATTGATACAATAAATAGAATAACTTGGTTTATACCCTTTAAACAGTTAAGAAACGATGTAAGAGATTTGCTTATAACATTACTAGATACATACAGAAGAACTAATATTATAAAAAATAGAATAAATTTCCCGGAAAACAATAAACCTAAAGATTATATATCAATATTGGCTACAGTGAAAAATGAAGCTCAATATATAAAGGAATGGATTGAATATCATAGAATTATAGGTGTAGAAAGATTCTATATATATGATAATGATAGCAATGATAATTTACAAGAAATATTGGAACCTTACATAAAAGATGGAATCGTTATATATAATTTTTTTGGAGGTATTGGAAAGCAGTTAGATATATATGAAGATGGAATAGATAGATATGGTAAAAATACATTTTGGATGGCTATAATTGATTTAGATGAATTCATAGTTCCAGTAGAAAATTATGATTTGAAAGATTTTTTAAAATATTATGAAAAATATCCTGCTATCGCAGTAAATTGGATACAATTTGATGGAAACGATCATATAGAAAAACCTAAAGGATTAGTAATAGAAAATTATAAAAGAGCATTTAAATTAAATCATCCATTAAACCAAATTACTAAATCTATAGTTCAGCCTAAATATGTAATGGAATATTTAACCGCACATCATTTCCAATATTTTAATGGATTTGCTGTAAATGAAAATTTTGAATATTCAAAAGAAAGAGATATGCCTAATTCTGTAAAAAAAATAAGAATACATCATTATGCTACAAAATCTTTAGAAGAATATAAAGCAAAAATTAATAAAAAAGATAATGATGGTATTATAAAAAATGATATGGGTATATATAAAGCAGAAGATTCATATATAGATAATACAATTGATAAATACATACCTGAATTAAAAAAAAGATTGAATATGAATTAA
- the flgB gene encoding flagellar basal body rod protein FlgB has translation MSMFADTTYAKTMTVAKKLLNVYGLRAEVIADNIANVSTPNFKRSDVTFEYQLARALDSENYNGMEAKRTDSRHFPFHMPMDYKQVSPTITVDYDTSYRNDKNNVDIDKEMAEEAKNTLRYQMFTQIVNAQYREIRRMIGNA, from the coding sequence ATGAGTATGTTTGCTGATACAACCTATGCTAAAACTATGACAGTAGCCAAGAAGCTTTTAAATGTTTATGGACTTAGAGCTGAGGTTATAGCCGATAATATAGCAAATGTATCTACACCTAATTTCAAAAGAAGCGATGTAACTTTTGAATATCAGCTTGCTAGAGCTTTAGACAGTGAAAATTATAATGGTATGGAAGCTAAAAGAACTGATTCAAGACATTTTCCTTTTCATATGCCTATGGATTATAAACAAGTTTCACCTACTATTACAGTAGATTATGATACTAGCTATAGAAATGATAAAAATAATGTGGACATAGATAAAGAAATGGCTGAAGAAGCTAAAAACACTTTAAGATATCAAATGTTTACGCAAATAGTTAATGCTCAATATAGAGAAATCAGAAGAATGATAGGTAATGCTTAA
- a CDS encoding glycosyltransferase family 8 protein → MIEMNICFASDNNYAPYMGTAIASVLKNSLEDEKITFHLIDGGITKENKDKILSLKSIKDCEIKFYTPDIERYNDWFEKTKYKMYYSPATFYRISIPSLIKNVDKILYLDCDIIVTKSLRELFLMDLENYYAFVVLHKAIMEDEVEFYGDLFCAGFLMINNKLWKENNIEQKCIEYYENNYENCFNDQDVLNEILKNKVKYLPEKWLFFADKRYHYEDPKLEDVIIIHHLGLVKPWEENCHGSLLIDEYWKYYQYTPWFRDEPITAFQTILKQKFYDYDDVRLKGNWIKLFGIYSSNKVLQIVIFGIQINIKVDYVKRRDIGRLLPFKKWRDRFREKFK, encoded by the coding sequence ATGATAGAAATGAATATATGCTTTGCATCCGACAATAATTATGCTCCGTATATGGGGACAGCTATAGCATCGGTATTAAAAAATAGCTTAGAAGATGAAAAAATAACATTTCATTTAATAGATGGCGGAATAACAAAAGAAAATAAAGATAAAATACTATCATTAAAAAGCATAAAAGACTGTGAAATAAAATTCTACACACCTGATATAGAAAGATACAATGATTGGTTTGAAAAAACTAAATACAAAATGTATTATTCCCCAGCAACATTTTATAGAATTTCAATACCTAGTTTAATAAAAAATGTAGATAAAATTTTATATTTAGATTGCGACATAATAGTTACAAAAAGTTTAAGAGAATTATTTTTAATGGATCTTGAAAATTATTATGCTTTCGTTGTTTTACATAAAGCAATAATGGAGGATGAAGTAGAATTTTATGGTGATTTATTTTGTGCAGGATTTTTAATGATAAATAATAAGTTATGGAAAGAAAACAATATAGAACAGAAATGTATAGAATATTACGAAAATAATTATGAAAATTGTTTTAATGATCAAGATGTTTTAAATGAAATATTAAAAAACAAAGTTAAATATTTACCTGAGAAATGGCTTTTTTTTGCTGATAAAAGATATCATTATGAAGATCCAAAATTGGAAGATGTTATTATTATTCACCATTTAGGATTAGTTAAACCTTGGGAAGAAAATTGTCATGGTAGTTTATTAATAGATGAATATTGGAAATATTATCAATATACACCTTGGTTTAGAGATGAGCCTATAACAGCTTTTCAAACTATTTTAAAACAGAAATTTTATGATTATGATGATGTACGTTTAAAGGGAAACTGGATAAAACTATTTGGTATATACAGCAGCAATAAAGTACTTCAAATAGTAATATTTGGAATACAAATAAATATAAAAGTAGATTATGTAAAGAGAAGAGATATAGGAAGACTTCTGCCTTTCAAAAAATGGCGTGACAGATTCAGAGAAAAATTCAAGTAA
- a CDS encoding mechanosensitive ion channel family protein yields the protein MQYLKETVFWNNTLFQYLIAIGILIISVVSMRLALMFLLKILLKLNTRFQSPFVVDLTKSIKKRTKPIIFIASLAIARIGLHLPKEASGYFGKIVVVFIIVFSTLFICDVITNFTNNYLSKKKDVVISDGIITILKVLVWVIGFLTILSNLGVNVNTFITGLGVGGVAVAFAAQSIIADLFNYFVIVFDKPFLKGDFIQVDADKGVVEYIGIKSTRIRRNTGEQLLISNTNLLSSRIQNYRILEKRRQYMVIGVEYSTPLEKLKVIPNTIQTIIESTNNTEFYSARFIEFADSSLNFEVIYHVTIPDYAEFVKIVEDINYKIIDEFNKLGVGFAFPSRTLYISKE from the coding sequence ATGCAGTATCTTAAAGAAACAGTATTTTGGAATAATACATTATTCCAATATTTAATAGCTATAGGAATATTAATTATTAGTGTAGTTTCTATGCGTTTGGCATTGATGTTTCTATTAAAAATTTTACTAAAATTAAATACTAGATTTCAAAGTCCTTTTGTTGTGGATTTAACAAAGAGTATTAAAAAAAGAACAAAACCTATTATATTTATCGCTTCATTGGCAATAGCTAGAATAGGACTTCATCTTCCAAAGGAAGCCAGCGGATATTTTGGAAAAATAGTTGTGGTATTTATAATAGTTTTTAGTACATTGTTTATATGCGATGTAATAACTAACTTTACCAATAATTATTTATCAAAGAAAAAAGATGTTGTTATATCTGATGGTATTATTACAATATTAAAAGTTCTTGTATGGGTAATAGGTTTTTTGACTATACTTTCAAATTTGGGTGTTAATGTTAATACTTTTATAACAGGACTTGGAGTAGGCGGTGTAGCAGTAGCTTTTGCAGCACAGAGTATAATAGCTGATCTATTCAATTATTTTGTCATAGTGTTTGATAAGCCTTTTTTGAAAGGGGATTTTATACAGGTAGATGCCGATAAAGGTGTTGTTGAATATATTGGAATAAAGTCTACTCGTATTAGAAGAAATACAGGAGAACAGCTTTTAATATCTAACACAAATCTTCTTTCTTCTAGAATACAAAACTATAGAATATTAGAAAAGAGAAGACAATATATGGTAATAGGAGTTGAATATTCTACACCATTAGAAAAATTAAAAGTTATACCAAATACTATACAGACAATTATAGAAAGCACTAATAATACAGAGTTTTACAGTGCTAGATTTATAGAATTTGCTGATTCTTCTCTTAATTTTGAAGTTATATATCATGTAACTATACCTGATTATGCTGAATTTGTAAAAATAGTTGAAGATATTAATTATAAAATAATAGATGAATTTAATAAATTAGGTGTGGGTTTTGCATTCCCTTCAAGAACTTTATATATAAGCAAAGAATGA